Proteins from a genomic interval of Clostridium sp. M62/1:
- the cpaB gene encoding Flp pilus assembly protein CpaB, translating into MKLNNRFIFGILSLLLAAVIAFVALPTIARQTNGKEEIVRITQPVLKGEQISSENAEVVEVGGYNLPSNIAHQLSDVNGLYATADLAVGDYILTSKISSVPVSSDVALNSIPSGKVAISLTVKTLASGLSDKLQPGDIIRIYHFLDTAAEVPELRFVKVLSVTDSDGINVDNAKEPTEDEEKQQSATITVLASPEQAKIITGLENDGVAHVALISRNNDKLADELLAEQDKTLQEIYFPETLIEEEAADAENSDVESEPQETETAESAQSTNETAPSAE; encoded by the coding sequence ATGAAACTGAATAACCGATTCATCTTCGGGATCCTCTCTCTGCTGTTGGCGGCAGTTATCGCCTTTGTGGCACTTCCAACCATCGCCCGTCAGACCAATGGAAAAGAGGAAATCGTCCGTATCACCCAGCCGGTATTGAAAGGCGAGCAAATCTCGTCAGAAAATGCCGAGGTGGTTGAGGTAGGCGGCTATAACCTCCCCTCCAACATCGCCCATCAGCTCTCCGATGTAAATGGTCTTTACGCTACCGCCGACTTGGCTGTGGGTGACTATATCCTTACCAGCAAGATCAGCTCTGTACCGGTTTCGTCCGATGTGGCGCTCAACAGCATCCCTTCCGGTAAGGTTGCTATCTCGCTGACCGTCAAAACACTTGCTTCCGGCCTCTCTGACAAGCTTCAGCCCGGTGACATCATCCGTATTTACCACTTTCTTGATACGGCCGCCGAAGTACCGGAACTGCGTTTTGTCAAAGTATTGTCCGTCACCGACTCAGACGGCATCAATGTGGATAATGCCAAGGAGCCCACGGAGGATGAAGAAAAGCAGCAGTCAGCCACCATCACTGTGCTGGCAAGCCCTGAACAGGCGAAGATCATTACCGGTCTTGAAAATGACGGCGTAGCTCATGTGGCTCTTATCTCCCGCAACAATGACAAACTGGCAGATGAGCTGCTTGCCGAGCAGGATAAGACTCTGCAGGAAATCTACTTCCCCGAAACTTTGATTGAGGAAGAAGCTGCAGATGCGGAAAATTCTGATGTTGAAAGTGAACCCCAGGAAACGGAAACTGCAGAGTCTGCACAATCCACTAATGAAACTGCACCCTCGGCAGAATAA
- a CDS encoding S1 RNA-binding domain-containing protein: MATKKKELLEQEAPVTETVMSEGETLPADTAQPESLPADTGNSLDLNELLGQMDQPLEDTSTEDMAEDPLPELTEEEMFGDTPAETDDQSAAPTDMPENFDVQPPDVYEDNADAVQEPPASPKPKRTSRKKKEAAAPEETVTEEVPAETTESADTADSILDTEEPAVEPDVPVVEEAAAPAPTPSPPQRQPRPQRSEAPVLTIRNRDDVETAEDRDDVIWHEIHNAYRTRKIITGKLGGIEQLDNRKTVAVVDYKGFRVIIPIKEMMINLGRSPSGQEYADLMLRQNKILGNMLGADIDFIVRGIDSKTRSVVASRKEAMLRKRQIFYLDTDAAGMYRVYEGRIVQARVIAVAEKVVRVEVFGVETSILARDLAWDWIGDAHERFSVGDEVLVRILSVRRNSLEDLGIKADIKSISENTDRDNLQKCRIQGKYAGRVTDVHKGVVYVRLSNGVNAVAHSCYDYRMPGKKDDVSFAVTRLDMERGVAVGIITRIIRQNL, translated from the coding sequence ATGGCAACCAAGAAAAAAGAACTTCTGGAACAGGAGGCTCCTGTTACCGAAACCGTTATGTCGGAAGGCGAAACTCTGCCGGCCGATACTGCTCAACCTGAATCCCTTCCTGCTGATACTGGCAATAGTCTGGATTTGAACGAACTGCTGGGGCAGATGGATCAGCCCCTGGAGGACACCTCTACCGAAGATATGGCTGAAGATCCCCTTCCTGAACTCACCGAGGAGGAAATGTTCGGAGATACGCCTGCTGAAACAGACGATCAAAGCGCTGCTCCCACTGATATGCCGGAAAACTTTGATGTGCAGCCGCCTGATGTTTACGAAGATAACGCCGACGCTGTGCAGGAACCCCCTGCATCTCCCAAGCCCAAGCGTACCAGCCGAAAGAAGAAAGAAGCTGCTGCTCCTGAAGAAACTGTCACAGAGGAAGTCCCTGCCGAAACAACAGAGTCGGCGGATACAGCCGACTCTATTCTTGATACGGAGGAACCTGCTGTGGAGCCTGATGTTCCTGTCGTGGAAGAAGCTGCCGCTCCTGCCCCTACTCCTTCTCCTCCCCAGCGCCAGCCCCGCCCCCAGCGCAGCGAGGCCCCCGTCCTTACTATCCGCAACCGGGATGATGTCGAGACTGCCGAAGACCGTGATGATGTAATCTGGCATGAAATTCATAATGCCTACCGCACCCGCAAGATCATCACCGGCAAGCTGGGAGGCATTGAACAGCTGGACAACCGCAAGACGGTGGCAGTTGTGGATTACAAGGGGTTCCGTGTCATTATCCCTATCAAGGAAATGATGATCAATCTGGGCCGCAGCCCTTCCGGTCAGGAATACGCCGACCTTATGCTGCGCCAAAATAAGATTCTTGGCAACATGCTCGGCGCTGACATTGACTTCATCGTGCGTGGTATCGACTCCAAAACCCGCAGCGTAGTTGCCAGCCGCAAGGAGGCCATGCTGCGCAAACGCCAGATTTTTTATCTGGATACGGATGCTGCCGGTATGTACCGTGTCTATGAGGGCCGCATCGTCCAGGCGCGTGTGATTGCAGTGGCCGAAAAGGTTGTGCGCGTGGAAGTTTTCGGCGTTGAAACCTCCATTCTTGCCCGTGACCTTGCCTGGGACTGGATTGGTGACGCCCATGAGCGTTTTTCCGTAGGCGACGAGGTGCTGGTCCGTATTCTCAGCGTGCGGCGCAACAGTCTGGAGGACTTGGGCATCAAGGCTGACATCAAGAGTATTTCCGAGAACACCGACAGGGACAACCTGCAGAAGTGCCGTATCCAGGGCAAGTATGCCGGCCGTGTCACAGATGTCCACAAGGGCGTTGTCTATGTGCGTCTCTCCAATGGTGTCAATGCGGTAGCCCATTCCTGCTATGACTACCGGATGCCCGGCAAAAAGGACGATGTATCTTTTGCCGTCACCCGTCTGGATATGGAGCGGGGTGTGGCCGTAGGTATTATCACTCGGATCATCCGTCAGAACCTGTAA
- a CDS encoding prepilin peptidase — translation MMTGIPIENNLWTAYLLTIFFVVAGFAVYDVLYRRVPDRALVFFIPLAALAPVLQGYFLLNHGLPPLFLWPVATHALVGALLGFCIPLAAALATNSTGLGGGDIKFCGILGLVYGPSGMALVFLTAAVTAMPVIFLLRRLYRTGQPLAIPFLPFLACGCCTATLAQLFLR, via the coding sequence ATGATGACTGGTATACCAATCGAGAATAACCTCTGGACAGCTTACCTGCTTACCATATTTTTTGTGGTGGCCGGCTTTGCTGTCTACGATGTGCTTTACAGACGGGTGCCTGACCGGGCACTCGTCTTTTTTATCCCCTTAGCTGCCCTGGCGCCGGTCCTGCAGGGGTATTTCCTGTTAAATCACGGGCTCCCGCCGCTCTTCCTCTGGCCGGTCGCTACCCATGCCCTGGTAGGTGCCCTGCTCGGCTTTTGTATTCCATTGGCAGCTGCACTGGCAACAAACAGCACTGGTCTGGGCGGCGGGGATATCAAGTTCTGCGGGATATTAGGGCTGGTCTATGGTCCTTCCGGCATGGCGCTGGTCTTTCTGACTGCCGCTGTTACCGCAATGCCTGTGATCTTTCTTCTCAGGCGGCTTTATCGAACTGGGCAGCCCCTTGCTATCCCGTTCCTGCCATTTCTCGCCTGTGGCTGCTGTACAGCGACCCTGGCCCAACTATTTTTAAGATAG
- a CDS encoding AAA family ATPase — MLIQFRAENFLSIKGSVVLSLLASKDKEHPKHLIVNGSKRYLKSAGIYGANASGKSNVLHAFWFMVNYVLTSHNQQLHKAIERSPFKFDRETPVRPSSFEVIFTANGIRYAYGFSVTDKVVIEEYLYYYPNGRQAIIFERQNTNDFRFTVDVDEQSMLKNRTSPNKLYLSVASNWSYSKVIPVLEWFASCRIITKHSAADAYELEAEQLKDDGYRHMIASMLRGADFGIQSLQMRDLEPTTSQQGDIFTNIEAIHTVQDTEGNTSSYTLNMAEESDGTNSYFKLIGVVKKVLDEGTLLIVDELDAHLHPLLTKHLVSLFNSVEFNPNGGQLIFTSHNTNLLDLDVLRRDQIWFTEKDELTAATDLFSLQSFSIRKDTKIEKGYLIGRYGAIPFIKGGL; from the coding sequence ATGCTGATTCAGTTTCGTGCAGAGAACTTTCTCTCTATCAAAGGCAGTGTCGTATTATCCCTGCTTGCCAGTAAGGATAAAGAGCATCCGAAGCATCTGATTGTGAATGGAAGCAAACGGTATTTGAAGTCTGCCGGAATTTACGGAGCCAACGCTTCCGGGAAGTCCAATGTCCTTCATGCATTCTGGTTCATGGTAAATTATGTGCTGACTTCGCATAACCAGCAGCTCCACAAAGCCATCGAACGTTCGCCTTTCAAGTTTGACCGTGAAACACCCGTCCGCCCCAGCAGCTTTGAGGTCATCTTCACCGCAAATGGCATCCGATACGCGTATGGCTTTTCGGTAACAGACAAAGTTGTTATTGAAGAATACCTATATTACTATCCCAATGGCAGGCAGGCGATCATTTTTGAGCGGCAAAACACAAACGATTTTCGTTTTACTGTTGATGTCGATGAACAAAGCATGCTCAAAAATCGTACTTCACCTAACAAGCTCTATCTGTCTGTTGCATCAAACTGGAGCTATTCCAAGGTAATTCCTGTTCTGGAGTGGTTTGCTTCCTGCCGGATCATCACGAAACATTCTGCTGCAGATGCTTATGAACTTGAAGCAGAACAGCTCAAAGACGATGGCTACCGGCATATGATCGCCTCTATGTTGCGTGGCGCAGATTTTGGTATACAGTCCCTTCAAATGCGTGATTTAGAACCCACCACTTCTCAGCAGGGCGATATTTTCACCAATATTGAGGCCATTCACACGGTACAAGACACAGAGGGAAATACTTCTTCCTACACACTGAATATGGCAGAGGAATCCGATGGCACCAACAGTTATTTCAAACTGATTGGTGTGGTAAAAAAGGTGCTGGATGAAGGAACACTCCTTATAGTAGACGAACTGGACGCTCATCTGCATCCCCTCCTGACAAAGCATCTGGTCTCGCTTTTTAACAGCGTGGAGTTCAATCCAAATGGAGGCCAGTTGATTTTCACATCACACAACACCAATCTTCTTGACTTGGATGTGCTGAGGAGAGATCAGATCTGGTTCACCGAAAAAGATGAACTGACCGCTGCTACCGATTTGTTTTCCCTCCAATCTTTTTCTATCCGCAAAGATACCAAAATTGAGAAGGGGTATTTGATCGGCCGTTATGGTGCGATTCCTTTTATTAAGGGTGGGCTGTAA
- a CDS encoding DUF6100 family protein encodes MERKIISHRIGSILDDISRLSNALYAMDTTDIQRYPDNYEVLSTDAALRAEKIACRLRHLIYSSTTIRKGDYLTSAGIVHGIEVVYEDGVLEVTLPGLLPKRKQRQNTEFLLDPFYFSLEQYAKEHPMPRFSDCVVCFTQVYDQCLPTRRIRDYDNLEEKQLLDVLSTFVMADDTGLLCDAYNTAALGEKDCTRISVMEKKRFPAWLAEHENTLKSISDF; translated from the coding sequence TTGGAACGAAAAATCATCTCACACCGGATCGGAAGCATTCTTGATGATATATCCCGTTTGAGCAATGCTCTTTACGCGATGGATACCACGGATATTCAGCGCTATCCGGACAACTATGAAGTCTTATCCACTGATGCCGCCCTGCGGGCAGAGAAAATTGCCTGCAGGCTGCGGCATTTGATATATTCCAGCACCACCATCCGCAAAGGCGATTACCTGACATCCGCCGGTATTGTACACGGAATTGAGGTTGTCTATGAGGACGGTGTACTGGAGGTCACCCTGCCTGGTCTGCTCCCAAAACGCAAGCAGAGGCAAAACACTGAGTTTCTGCTCGACCCGTTCTACTTCTCATTGGAGCAATACGCCAAAGAGCATCCCATGCCCCGCTTCAGCGATTGTGTGGTGTGCTTTACGCAGGTTTATGACCAGTGCCTTCCCACCCGGCGTATCCGTGACTACGACAATCTGGAAGAAAAGCAGCTTCTGGATGTCCTCTCCACCTTCGTCATGGCTGACGATACCGGCCTGCTCTGCGATGCCTACAACACCGCTGCGCTGGGCGAAAAGGACTGTACCAGAATCAGTGTCATGGAAAAAAAGCGGTTTCCCGCCTGGCTTGCTGAGCATGAAAACACCCTAAAATCCATCTCGGATTTTTGA
- a CDS encoding DUF5697 family protein, with amino-acid sequence MKTRAEIYGNEAAALLRIVTMYPGLNMQQLLCFHPGKEEIIKTLLSHLQKQGRIFQTDTGGYFPSGWAAKSDNSLIRAAWVLLDFIGQVEYHAPGDFPVKLIFFANGELYEIVYAASGQEALINHALRDDRSGGRRIILVDNPEDIRRIDCPGISGFCTVDAAGQVHYFKKTGGT; translated from the coding sequence ATGAAGACCAGGGCTGAAATCTATGGAAATGAAGCTGCGGCTCTGCTGCGGATCGTCACGATGTATCCCGGTCTCAATATGCAGCAGCTTCTTTGCTTTCACCCTGGCAAAGAAGAAATCATCAAGACCCTGCTCTCCCATCTGCAAAAGCAGGGCCGTATTTTTCAAACTGATACAGGCGGTTACTTTCCGTCTGGTTGGGCAGCAAAATCAGACAACTCCCTGATACGGGCTGCCTGGGTACTCTTGGATTTTATCGGGCAGGTGGAATACCATGCTCCCGGTGATTTTCCGGTCAAGCTTATCTTCTTTGCAAACGGTGAACTATACGAAATCGTCTACGCAGCTTCCGGCCAGGAGGCCCTGATCAACCATGCGCTTCGGGATGACCGCAGCGGTGGACGCCGCATCATTTTGGTCGATAATCCGGAAGACATTCGCCGCATTGACTGCCCTGGCATTTCCGGTTTCTGCACCGTGGATGCAGCGGGCCAGGTGCATTACTTTAAGAAAACAGGAGGAACTTGA
- a CDS encoding nucleotidyl transferase AbiEii/AbiGii toxin family protein: MKLHEDKFAFLNIINLIHEDSSIRADILEKDYYVTLLLRELAGKQVTLPAYFKGGTALYKAQKSIRRFSEDIDLTVCIDNCSNSQAKKRLEMATKKYQALPRTSRKDLEDDRKGSITTVYDYTPLVGIDTDDPLQRFGYVKVEGTSFTVSEPFTPLEIEPILYTYATEEQRNILRSQYDVVPFMINTIRLERIFADKIFAAEFYYERKMYFDVAKHLYDVSVMFDLKQIQEMIQNQQIFLEMLGYKRLEETRRTGSDLAEKKFSDFQLLRGFSDNEALRKDYQNMQRNYVFAEEDTLSFDFVVEQWKKLGEVLLALE, from the coding sequence ATGAAACTGCACGAGGATAAATTTGCTTTTTTGAATATTATCAATTTAATCCATGAGGATAGTAGCATTCGGGCTGATATTTTGGAGAAGGACTATTATGTTACGCTACTGTTGAGGGAGTTGGCAGGGAAACAGGTAACATTACCAGCCTATTTTAAAGGTGGAACAGCCCTGTATAAAGCACAGAAAAGTATCCGCCGGTTTTCAGAGGATATTGACTTGACGGTGTGCATCGATAATTGCAGTAACAGCCAGGCTAAGAAACGGCTGGAGATGGCAACAAAGAAATATCAGGCCTTGCCACGCACATCCAGAAAGGATCTCGAAGATGATCGGAAAGGTAGTATCACAACTGTCTATGATTACACTCCACTTGTAGGCATTGACACGGATGATCCGCTCCAACGGTTTGGATATGTCAAAGTAGAAGGTACATCTTTTACTGTCAGCGAGCCTTTTACACCACTTGAAATTGAACCGATACTTTACACCTATGCCACCGAAGAACAGCGAAATATTCTTCGGTCACAATATGATGTTGTCCCTTTTATGATTAACACGATTCGGTTAGAGAGGATTTTTGCCGACAAGATTTTTGCTGCTGAATTCTATTATGAGCGTAAGATGTATTTTGATGTGGCAAAACATCTTTACGATGTCAGTGTCATGTTCGACTTAAAGCAGATTCAGGAAATGATTCAAAATCAGCAGATATTCCTTGAGATGCTGGGATATAAAAGGCTGGAAGAGACCCGAAGAACAGGCAGTGATCTGGCGGAAAAGAAGTTTTCTGATTTTCAGTTGCTCAGAGGGTTTTCTGATAATGAAGCACTTCGTAAGGACTATCAGAATATGCAACGTAACTATGTTTTTGCGGAAGAAGATACACTGTCTTTTGATTTTGTGGTAGAGCAGTGGAAGAAACTCGGAGAGGTATTGCTTGCGCTTGAGTAA
- a CDS encoding DUF6088 family protein, with protein sequence MEKIKYRDLIMQYLTALEPDQTITTEQVAEYVAERLLLDTAMVKKTVNVNMARLEKEGQIMRLTKGIYCRRVKTAFGYYTPDKETLFCKQLLRKENEIIGYETGLSALNRIGLVSQMPKRRCIATNLHTKRIPEGMQIEIRKPPIVVNSGNFRYLQILDAIRELDMAPVDTAKPIDVVRATVEEFTLKTEMLILMARKYYGQKTLLRTIDILLEGSYETARG encoded by the coding sequence ATGGAAAAGATAAAGTACCGGGATTTGATCATGCAGTATCTGACTGCTCTGGAGCCAGATCAAACAATTACAACCGAACAAGTCGCAGAGTATGTGGCGGAACGGCTTTTACTTGATACAGCGATGGTAAAAAAGACAGTCAATGTAAATATGGCTCGGCTTGAAAAAGAGGGGCAGATTATGCGCCTAACCAAAGGAATTTACTGCAGGAGAGTAAAAACAGCATTTGGATATTATACTCCAGATAAAGAAACACTTTTTTGTAAGCAGTTACTTCGGAAAGAAAACGAGATAATTGGATATGAAACAGGGTTGTCTGCATTAAATCGTATTGGTCTTGTTTCTCAAATGCCAAAAAGGAGATGCATTGCAACCAACCTGCATACAAAACGAATTCCCGAAGGAATGCAGATTGAGATTCGGAAACCGCCTATTGTAGTTAATTCTGGAAATTTTCGATATCTGCAAATTTTGGATGCAATCAGAGAACTGGATATGGCGCCAGTAGATACTGCAAAGCCGATTGATGTGGTAAGAGCTACTGTTGAGGAATTTACATTGAAAACTGAGATGTTGATTCTGATGGCCAGAAAATATTATGGGCAAAAAACTTTGCTTCGGACCATAGACATTTTGTTGGAGGGTAGTTATGAAACTGCACGAGGATAA
- a CDS encoding DUF4320 family protein, with protein MEWLFSISVKVVVSILFQKARRVLNNERGEANYFSTVVFIFIAVLLLAFIIDLFSIISTKQELDHAADQMVKQIQLSGGVNSETDELFEFLSSQIEGAENISYSIDATYTSPRPSGMTNAIQLGTPFFITIEGDAKLGGFWNFDLVNITVVARGSGVSEHYWK; from the coding sequence TTGGAGTGGCTGTTTTCAATTTCAGTAAAGGTGGTGGTTTCTATTCTCTTTCAAAAAGCCCGGAGGGTGCTGAACAACGAGCGGGGCGAGGCCAACTATTTCAGTACGGTGGTCTTTATCTTCATCGCTGTCCTGCTGCTGGCCTTCATTATTGACCTGTTCAGCATCATTTCCACCAAGCAGGAACTTGACCATGCCGCCGATCAGATGGTCAAACAGATCCAGCTTTCCGGCGGCGTCAACAGTGAGACCGATGAACTGTTTGAATTTTTGAGTTCTCAGATCGAGGGAGCCGAAAATATTTCCTACTCCATTGACGCTACCTATACATCACCCAGGCCATCCGGTATGACAAATGCCATCCAGTTGGGCACCCCCTTCTTCATTACTATCGAGGGAGATGCTAAACTGGGCGGGTTCTGGAATTTTGACCTGGTAAACATTACAGTGGTTGCCCGCGGCAGCGGCGTCAGTGAGCACTACTGGAAGTGA
- a CDS encoding DUF6550 family protein, translating into MKKFFQSKGFIVSSLALLCVTILGVCWFVSRDRTGDFRPDESPPSSVTGDWSDGGTQTDGDNGADAYAPGQSTDAEEEYPKVTSQTEDEVVIDFTDTEKFEETPPPVPEGKTEIKDPGQEHTVNPDPSVPEVTAPPAEQAPPSNEPVPGSSNGNGAVYDPVFGWVVPGNVQQSTGDSDGDLNKQVGNMG; encoded by the coding sequence ATGAAGAAGTTTTTCCAATCCAAAGGCTTTATTGTTTCCTCGCTGGCTCTCCTCTGCGTCACTATTCTGGGTGTCTGCTGGTTCGTAAGCCGCGACCGTACCGGAGATTTTAGACCGGATGAATCCCCACCCAGCAGCGTCACCGGCGATTGGTCAGATGGTGGCACACAGACAGATGGTGATAATGGAGCAGATGCTTATGCTCCCGGCCAGTCCACAGATGCCGAAGAAGAATATCCCAAAGTAACCTCCCAAACGGAGGATGAGGTTGTGATCGACTTCACCGATACTGAAAAGTTTGAAGAAACGCCTCCTCCGGTGCCGGAAGGTAAGACCGAAATCAAAGATCCTGGTCAGGAGCATACCGTCAATCCCGACCCGTCAGTTCCGGAGGTTACTGCCCCGCCCGCCGAGCAAGCGCCGCCCAGCAATGAGCCGGTTCCAGGCTCCAGCAACGGAAATGGAGCTGTATATGATCCGGTGTTTGGCTGGGTTGTTCCCGGCAATGTACAGCAGTCCACCGGTGACAGCGATGGAGATCTGAACAAACAGGTCGGCAATATGGGCTGA
- a CDS encoding VirD4-like conjugal transfer protein, CD1115 family gives MSLIAAPFAILAILYAGGFLAQLLGNYATWKQGGGIPGDGTSPLAASPDFLLCLSSVLRPPYGVYGILICIGLLAVLLIMVMRMGYGDTGEYDEDRNFSYSAKGTYGTSGWMSRKEMSGVLDLVPDLRKHKGVVLGMLDGKAVCIPEDTRINSNLAVYGASGSMKTRSFCMNRILQATVRGENGAGESLIICDPKSELYEKSSEFLRSRGYCVKVFNLVSPENSDSWCCLAEVEGQELMAQLFVDVIIKNTTNNGKSDHFWDACEMNLLKALVLYVDQGYAEENRNIGEVYRLLTLNGESQLDTLFEALPSTHPAKAPYSLFKQASDTVRSGVIIGLGSRLQVFQSELIKKITAKNEIDLELPGQQPCAYFLVTSDQDSTFDFLASLFLSFCFIKLVRYADHNCEGGKLPVPVHILGEELTACGTIPDLSRRLSVIRSRNISMSCVFQNLAGLQNRYPQNLWQEIIGNCDAQLFLGCTDQLTAEFISARTGLASVAVSSKSKQLGTWRISNYTPEFRETSGVGKRPVLTPDEVLRLPLDQALIIIRGKKVLQVDKMDYSKHPEAKYLRSCKASAHVPEWRRLEEEAAKTPQPAPKPAPAAKKPAKRKATKPASPTDKSPKEAPAPKSAGTPEGIITTDKDSILS, from the coding sequence GTGAGCCTGATTGCAGCGCCCTTTGCCATTCTTGCAATTCTATACGCAGGCGGCTTTCTGGCACAGCTTTTGGGTAACTATGCAACCTGGAAACAGGGCGGCGGTATTCCCGGCGATGGTACTTCACCGCTGGCCGCTTCGCCCGACTTCCTTCTCTGCCTTTCCTCTGTGCTCCGACCGCCTTATGGCGTGTATGGCATTTTGATCTGCATTGGCTTGTTAGCAGTGCTGCTCATCATGGTCATGCGCATGGGATATGGTGATACCGGTGAGTATGATGAAGACCGCAATTTCTCCTACTCCGCCAAAGGCACTTATGGCACCTCCGGCTGGATGTCCCGCAAAGAAATGTCCGGCGTACTGGATCTGGTGCCCGATCTGCGCAAACACAAGGGTGTTGTACTGGGTATGCTGGATGGCAAAGCAGTCTGCATACCGGAAGATACCAGAATCAACAGCAATCTGGCAGTCTACGGCGCCAGTGGTTCCATGAAAACCCGTTCGTTTTGTATGAACCGTATCCTTCAGGCCACTGTCCGAGGCGAAAATGGTGCCGGAGAATCGCTGATCATCTGCGATCCCAAATCGGAATTGTACGAGAAGTCAAGCGAATTTCTCCGCAGCCGGGGCTATTGTGTCAAGGTATTCAACCTGGTTTCGCCTGAAAACTCAGATTCCTGGTGTTGTCTTGCCGAAGTTGAGGGACAGGAACTAATGGCCCAGCTTTTTGTAGATGTCATCATCAAGAACACCACGAACAACGGCAAGAGCGACCATTTCTGGGATGCCTGCGAGATGAATCTGCTCAAGGCTTTGGTGCTGTATGTGGATCAAGGCTATGCGGAAGAAAACCGCAACATTGGCGAAGTCTACCGGCTGCTGACCCTCAATGGGGAATCCCAGCTTGATACATTATTCGAAGCCCTTCCTTCCACGCACCCTGCCAAAGCACCCTATAGCCTGTTCAAGCAGGCCAGTGACACAGTGCGAAGCGGCGTGATTATCGGTCTGGGCAGCCGCCTGCAGGTATTCCAGTCTGAGCTGATCAAAAAAATTACCGCTAAGAATGAGATTGATCTGGAGCTTCCGGGTCAGCAGCCCTGTGCCTACTTCCTCGTTACCAGCGACCAGGACAGCACCTTTGATTTTCTGGCCTCGCTGTTTCTATCTTTCTGCTTCATCAAACTGGTGCGATATGCAGACCACAACTGCGAGGGCGGCAAACTGCCTGTGCCTGTCCATATCCTTGGGGAAGAACTGACAGCGTGCGGCACGATCCCCGACCTCTCCCGCCGGCTCAGCGTAATACGCTCCCGGAATATCTCCATGTCCTGTGTGTTCCAAAATCTCGCAGGATTGCAGAACCGATACCCGCAGAATTTGTGGCAGGAGATCATTGGAAACTGTGACGCGCAGTTGTTTTTAGGCTGTACAGACCAGCTTACTGCCGAATTTATTTCTGCCAGGACAGGGCTTGCCTCCGTAGCAGTATCCAGTAAGTCCAAACAGCTGGGCACCTGGCGTATCTCCAACTATACACCGGAGTTTCGTGAGACCTCTGGTGTTGGAAAACGCCCTGTACTTACTCCTGATGAAGTCCTGCGGCTCCCGCTGGATCAGGCGCTCATCATCATCCGTGGCAAGAAGGTTCTGCAGGTAGACAAAATGGATTACTCCAAACACCCGGAAGCCAAGTACCTGCGTTCCTGCAAAGCATCTGCCCATGTACCGGAATGGCGCCGCTTGGAAGAAGAAGCCGCCAAAACACCGCAGCCCGCGCCGAAACCGGCTCCTGCAGCAAAGAAGCCGGCAAAGCGCAAAGCCACCAAACCGGCATCCCCCACGGATAAATCACCCAAAGAGGCTCCGGCCCCCAAATCTGCCGGTACGCCGGAAGGCATTATCACCACAGACAAGGATTCCATCCTGTCTTAA